AGGAATGGGAACCGAAACAACCAACCATCCGCTGCCGCCATCTACCAGATCAGTGACAGTTCATGCCTTGCCTTCGCTTGTAGCTGTCCTGATTATCTGGGATAGAGCTgttaagaacaacaaagaaaacctgATCAATGACTAGGAAAAAAGATTTTGGTTCCTCGCAACAGAAACATGCAGGCACACAATAACCAAATTATATCACTCTACTTAATTtgtagaagtaaaaaaaaatcctgatcCAACCAAAGCAACAATACAAGTGATAATGAAGAATATTAACATGAACAGAAGGAGATCATGTTAGTTCGACCACAAACAAATGCATTAACCCACACTGGAAAGGGCATTTCCCTATTTTCAGGAATGGAAAATTGTAAGATGACAATTGCAATCTAAAAGTGGCGAAATTCcatatttatgattttcaagATCCAAATTCAACTATAGCACCATGCTGCTATGTTTGACAACTACATTGAAGTAATACAAAAATATGGAATTGATATCCAATCATCATAACAACAAACTTCAGCAAGTTTAAATTGAGCAagtttaattagattaatttaaaattatttcacaaattaaaatttcaggACAGCAAGATTTGTTGAGAGAAAACTTAGACACACGACTAAAAGGAGGTTAAATGAAATGAGGCTTACATGATCCAATGACAACAAAGATGAAAAATCCAAGGAGAACAGGACCAACAGTATAGTCCTTTCCCTTTTTCATGGTTGTTTCGGGCACAGCTCCTCTCTTGGTAAAGTTCTTCTCAAATCTATCAATTTTCCTAGCAGCAAGATGCCCTGATGTGTTCTGAACATACAGCAGTAAtcacaaaaacacaaatcaatcCTCAACATTTGTCATAACCTCGTCATACTAAAAAATGCAATAAGCATAACATCACTAGTGATGTAAGGATGAAATGATCAAATTCTAACcttactaaaataaaatgaattatacagctattattaattcaaaaaaatttaatagcaaAAGAATTGACCAATTAGTCTATCATGTgcataccataaaaaaaaatgacagcaaAATCatagcatgaaaaataaattttgcagATCAGGTCAGGTTGATCATCTATCATTTTCCTGTTCTAAATCCAAATGAATAAgatattaaacaaaatacaGAGACCAAAAACCCAGAACTctcaaaacataaattcaaaagatatatatatatatatatatattacgaaAATATAAATTACCATGATTACAACAGTGACCAACATCCGGTTGCCAGAAATAGTCACAAAGTTACAGGTGATTGACTCTTTCCCTCTCCAGCgagatttttttcttggctcGCCCTTTGATTCCCCCCATTCTCCACAATCTCTTCTTCCTTGACATCTACCACAACCTGAAGAAGTTCTGGTGGAGTAGCCGCTGGGTCCAGCTCCCGACAACCTTTCGGAGCATTCGGACCTTCTTGACCCATAAGCAAGTATGAGGGAACATGGTGAGAAAATCTAAACATCTCTTCCCTTGGGATCCTCCTGACTTCCTTGGGGTCCAAATGCTGGTGAAACACTGTCTTGAAACCAGCAACTTTTACCAAGGGAGTAACAGTTACACCTCGTTCTTCACTGTAGTCTTCAAGTACTTCCACCATGTCATACTTGTGTATCACCTCATCTGCTGTCAGCTCGTTCCACTCTGGGGACCAATTCCGATAGAGAGCCCATACATCTCCTTTTCTGGGATATATGTGAATCACCCCACGTGTTCCTTTTGTCCACCTAACCTTGTGTGAAAAGGAATTGAGCGAGTTATAAATCTCATATCTGCCCACTCTGAAGTCACCGCAAGTTTTTGAGAAGCCAGAACCAACCCAGTTTAGCGGACCCAGTTCACTATTAGTTTTTGAATTAAGCCAACTGATCCGCATTTTGAATGGATTCAAAGAAATTACATTGTGGATCATAGCATAATATCGAGGCATCCCATCATCAGCATCATATGCAGCCCATACCTGGTTTTCCTCAAAACATCTTTCAGTTCGGTCCTTGtcaaaatcatgaaaatcaGGATCTGGGACATTTATTGACATTGTCTCCAAAGTTTCAGCATCTGTTTTCCCGCCAGAAGTGATGGAAGAAGTTTTGATGCCATCAGCTCCATTTTCCATACCCATCGACTCAACTGACTTGTTTCGGTTAGGTATGTCAGGGTTTGACAAAGAAATTCCCCCCTGATCAATTCCTTTCTCACTCCCCGCTCCCTCTTTGGCTGCAGATTTAACTACTTTAGCTGACTtccattcatttattttcttttgaatgtcTGTCTTTGCCTTCTCCGTTAGTAAGGTTTGGATTTCAGACTGGGAGACATCCCTCATGCCATAGGGCTTAGTGATTCCATTCACCCTGTTTTCAGAACTTCCCTGCCTAAATCCAGATACATTAGCAGTGCGGCCAGTGCCAGCTCCACCAAATCCTACACCCATCTGATTTGCAGACAGATTTCCATTGTTGCCATGGCCAACATCATCCAtgcctcttcttctctttgcaGCATTAGAATACACACTAGAAGATGCATTGGAGGTCTTCTTTGAGGCATGATTCTTTCGCTTCAGGGCCTCCTCTCTTTTTGTAGTTGCCTGTGCTTCCTCACGCTCTCTCCTCACCTTTTCATGAGCCTGCTGGACCACACTTGCAGGTTGAGTGGCAGTTGAAGCACCACCAGCTCTAGAGGAAGGGCCCCACTGAAAGTTGGCCTGATTATTTGAATCAGGGCCATTGGATCCCCCTGCTCCCACATTTGAAGAGTTGACACTACTCCTTCCAGAATTTGATGTGTGTCTGCTAGTGGCAGCTTGATGGTTTTgagtgctgctgctgctgctgctgctgaaaaGAACTCCATGGTGCGGCTGACCTAGACGCATGTGAAGGTGGGGGTGGCATTTCAATGGCTAAAAATGGCTCATGGCAATTAGGACAAAGGAGCTTATGATTAAGATAGACTCTGAGATACTCATATTGCATCTTGCATCCATGACAAACAGTCCAAAAGGTATTGGGTTTTGTCTTATAAGATGAAGCAGGAGTTGAAGAATGCCCAGTTCGAGGACTACTTTTGTGCGTCTTCACACTCGATTTAGTGAAATTGTAAGACCCATTGGACCCTGGTTTTGCTGATGAACTACCAGCAGCAGAAGAGCCCTTTTGAAATACTTTGCCATTTCTTCTCTGGTCATACGCCACCCTCTTggttttatcagacaataaactCCATGCCTCGGATATACATTTAAATGCACCATCCGCTCCAATAGACTTGTTTTTATCAGGATGAAGCATAAGAGCCAGTTTCCTATAATGTTTCCGCACCGTCTCGTCATCTGCTTGCGGATCTGCACCAAGTATCCCATACCAATCTGCTTCCCCATTTATTTTGTTCTCAGCAGCAATATACACATCAAGTGTGGCTAACATCTGAGGAATGCCTTCAAGTCCAGGATACAAGTTCTGGGCCTTCAAAGCAAATTTCTTTGCCCCTGCCATGTCTTTCGCAAATAACTTCTTCTCAGCAATCTCTTTGGCTCTAGTGGCCTCATCTTTGTTGCATTCCATTTATGCTATCTCTCCttccttctttaatttttaacaaaataataacacCAAGGCTGATTTCAGATTCAACAAAGTTCAGCTATCCACTACTCCTTTGTACAGATTCTGAACAAAtgaattactattattattcaGCAATCATTGACTcattcaaataacaaaaactaattgaGCAGTTAGTCTATCATAAAAAATGACAGCAGAAATcataacataacataaaaaaaattcagcttaGATCGGTTCAACTATCTATCATGCTTCTGGTTCTAAATCCGATCGCATAAGCTATTTAAGCAGACTACGAACCCACAACTCTCAAAGTATAAAAATGAATACCTTTTACCATTATCACAACAGCCAAGGAGATGCCATGGCCGGAAATGGTCACGAAGTTACAGCGACTCCTACCTCTCTCCTTCTTCGGCGAGATAGTTTATTGCCCCTGccttcttttgtgttttttttttctccctcccTCTCGATCGTCTGATTGTTTTTTTCGGCTGTAAGAAAAGATTAGATGAGAACATAGTACGTGACATACAAAGTGTTGTCTTTTGACGGGGCATCTCTGCGACCATTCAAATGAAATCCAACGGTTGAAAATTGATGTAACCATCTAGTAACCATATAAAACATTAACACAAATCTTATATCTGATAGCATCTTAtccattgaaaaatatatcaaaatgtgaTCTCAGCTGTCCAcgaattcttattatttttatatttttgagtgacaaaaatatcaacaaaaaaagaaagaaaaacctttgcgtgaaatgttaattgaatttatggcaATAATAGTGTTTACTTTCTTGGAGAGCGAATTTGTTTCGTTAGTCTTaacttaataaatattatgttaactgtcaatcaaatttttttatgtattttttgcatagtattatatatatatatatatatattaaaataaaaatatattggatcaaTTTAGATCAATATAGGTTAATCTGTTAATCTATATGTCAAgtcataaaatcatgataatcttatagaaagtaaatcaaaaataaatattaagatttgATTCCTAATAAACTTGATGTTGAAGGAagagactgaaaaaaaaaaataacctaaaaaaataacctgTGGTTATAAGACCGAGATTACTCTATAGAAaactaatcaaaataaattataaatcacaattctcaatcaattcagtgttaaaaaataaaattaaaaaaataataaaaaatcacccGGGTCAACTaagattaatttatcaaaacctTTATCCaagttatgaaattaaaataatcttataaaaaataaaccggaATAAAtcatacaagtttaatttttaatcaatcaacatttcaaggataaaattgaaaagaaaggttaactaagaaaaaaaaaaactcgagtcagtAGAGTTAATCCATTAAATTACAATTCGAATCATGAGTTTAGaataatttcattgaaaaaaaaaaaaacttgaaccctaataaaattaatattgaaatgtaaaataaaaaaatataaattaaaaaatattattttaatgaatagtGTAATGTGAGGAGGGGTACAGCAGAGccctccttttttaattttttttgttttattttttaatgttaatgttaataattGAAGACCCAACGTGCTGGTTGACTGACTATTCTATTGATTGCTGTCAATAACAgttgctttattattattattattattattattgaagatgctagtaattttttttgtttttgttttgtaatgtttttaGATACAGATCTTGAGACCAGtatccaataaaatttaatctttcTATGTATATGTTTGTGAAAATACATCTTTAAAATCAgttgagaaaaatatttaattttgattgatacACAAAATGGGCGGCGGATAGCTTACCATCAAAGCGAAGGGAAATTGAAGATGCTTGAAGTAACTTGTAAAGAGGATTTAGAAGTTCTGTGGAGCAATGATCTTGTGATTCATATCTTCTACAACGAAGATATTTGCGGAGAAGAACTAATCAAAACATCCTAAATATGTGCTTGCTTCTTCTAACACGATGCTTTCGGAGCTCATTTCGGCAAGAGACGCACGGAATGGATTTTGAAGATAAATGAGAGACTATTCCATGGTCTGGCTTGGGAATTAACAAGGAAGGGCGGCCTTGCAGCAGCCACGTTTTTCATAGCTGCGGAAAAGAACATCGTCCGAGGAAAACTCGTTATTTCGCCAAATCAAAATTTCCAGTCCATGCGATTCCTGATTGGAGGAGACTACCTCAATCGAACTTTCATGGCGACCGCGTCGTAGTCAAGAAGGGTCGACATCCAGCCACGCTTGATCAAAAGTTGGCCGCCTTCACCTTCCAGCTTTGATGACCGCAAAACAAATACAGTGAGCAATGGCATTGGAGACCTTGTCCAAACTACAATTGTAGGTTTCCGAGACAATAAGTATCGGTTCTAGTGAATTCGCTGAAAAATAATGGCATTGGGGTGGTCTTTCTCGCAAAGGCTAACAGCATGATTGTTGTGGCCAGATGCAAGAGATTTAGGTATCGTGCATAATTTCTCGATTGGGCTAAATAGACACCATTCCTGGTATTGGCcaagtgatgttttttttctagtttaaaatTCTTTTAGTATTATTCACGTTATATTTGGGTTCTGCATTATTCAAGAGCTTCGATAAAACTCAGAGTACTTTTGGAAAATTAATTATGGCTAGGGTTTCTCGAGCCCTTTTCACCTAGCCCGAACCCTAGCCCTTTATCCATCTGCATCACAAAGCCCAAGAAACGTCTCTATAACAGCTTCAATGGAAGAACAATGGAAATTAAAATGAACAATTGAATTAAGCATTCATGGTAATGCGCAGTTTGTTTTCAAACATTGGAGTTCTTCAGTACACACTACTGAGGATCCGTTGATCTAGTAAAAgtattcctctctctctctcccctacACGCTAATAGGAAAAGTAAACGAAACATCCATCCGCTGCTGCTCTCCCAAAATCAGTAACGGCTTAGGCCATGCCTCCACTTGTAGCTGTCCTGATTATCTGGAATAGAGCTGTtacaaacaagaaagaaaacctGATCAATGACAACAAAAAGTTTTTGGGTTCCTCGAGACAGACACATGCAAGCACACACTGCCATTTGAATCCCTGATCCAACCAAAGCAACGTAAATAACATGAATGGAAGGAGAAGACATGATAATTCTCAAGCTTTTGTTTGATCACAAATCAATGCAAATGCTGGAAAGGACATTAACCCTTCAATTGTAAAATGACAATTTCAATGCAAATCAATTCCATTATTTATGACTTTCAGGGGCAATCTCCAAACTCCAAATTCAATTCGAAAGCACAATGCTGCCATGTCTGACAACTACATTTAGATAATCCGAAAGCAATATGGATCCGATAATATCCAATTCACCATAACAGCAATCTTCAGCGAATTATAAACAGAGCAAGATTATTTAATCCCCGAATTAAATTTTCAGGACTCCAAGATTTGTTGAGAGAAAATCACAAGCGAGCGTGCctaaaaagaataaatgaaaACTCATGAGGCTTACATGATCCAATGACAACAAAGATGAAGAATCCAAGGAGAAGAGGACCAACAGGATAATCCTTTCCCTTTCTGGTGCTTGTTTCGCCCACAGCTCCTCTCTTTGTAACCTTCTTGTCAAATCTATCGACTTTCCTATCAGCAAGACGCCTTGATGTAgtctaaaaaaacaacaaattaataatcACAATAAAGCAACCCATTCATGCATGTAATCTACACACataattctaatttttcaaGGAATTATTTAccacacaaaattaaaaatcataacaaaagaGGAACTTTTGGAGATCAGATCGGCTCAATTAACCATCATTTTAAATACGATCACgtaagataattaaataaaatgcagATCAGAAACCCACAACTctataaatatagattaatctttttaaaaaataattattacaaaatTACTAATTACCATGGTTACAACAGGGAGATCCGGCAGCCGGAAGCGTTAGAGCAAAAAAACGTAGCACGAGGTTACAGGCGAGttctactctctctctctctctccgccgAGATTTTTTCCTTCGCTCTCCTTCTATTTCTCTCCCCTCTCGATCTGCGTTCGATATTTCTAGGGTGTTTGTGTGTGTGGATATAGCTAAACACACAACTTAGATGGTAGGTTCCCCGACCGCGTCACCGACTTTGCTGTGATTGGTTATATCCACGCGTATAGAATACGTGTCAACGTGTTATTGGATTTTAATAGGTGTACGTGGACAAGGGTTTTGGGTTGACATGGGATTTGCGTTAGAAACGGTCCCGGAAATGATTTTACCTGTGTTTTGACCAATTAAGAACAGGCCTTTAACTGGTTTTTATCAATTATgacaataaaaatagttttatgagCATTTGTTTCATAAAATTAACCTTATATTTAACTGAAAATCATTTAttgaagcataaaaaaaagTCTTCTATGACTAGTTTATTGATCCAGGTCTCAATTAAAGATTAActtgttataattttatagtgttttttaatctgtttattgatatgaattctaattaaatcaaatgagcATATAATCCttgtaaaatgttttataactataaatataattgtaaaactAGATTGACATGTGGGTTAATTTGGAATTGAGACCCAATTGATTTAGAGTTTAGAcaaattcacattaaaaaaaataattaaaaaaaattcaattaactcaattaataaACTCTAATTGAATGATTAACTCAGTTAACTAAATTTGACCCAATCAAAATTAACACCtcaattcattgattttttctaaaataaaaattcaacgaaatattattttatttaaaaaaaaaataacatggtcTAGCCTTCTTCTATGATCCAAATATTGTTCTGGATTTAACTATGCTTATAAAAGACATGAGTCATTTCCTAAAATCTGAAAAGCATTTAGGTTAATTGTAAGttgttttaaattaactaatttttttcaagacttCATCAAACATGAAGAAATATTCCTCGCAAGCAAACACCCTtgcaaactaaaaagaaaaggtcttAAAAAGAATACTGTTTTATCATATACCAAAACTACCTTCACAAAGCCTATCTTAtttatctaatattttaatCAACGGGCACTCATGTTATTTCTCTTCTAATTCTCAGAAccggttatttttttatcctattttcACTTGCAATTGTGAACGTGAAGTCGTTTATCAGATTATTTATTGAGGAACTCTCCGCATAAGAAATGGcgaatcataaaaaataataataataataaataaaggaaacGTGTTAGAAGAGGTTATAACAGTACTATTTCTTAGGGGGCATTATCAGTGGTGCGTTGTCGATTTCTACAACCATCTGTCACATCATGTCAGCCATaccttaataagaaaaaaaaagagaggagaggagcAGTTGTCACGTAACGATCTCATTATCCATCCACGCGGATAGTGGGTTCGCGCACGTGTATCACTCCAAGTATATTTTTCCAGGGataagttaaaaaatcaaaaattaattaaactaaaaaaaattaaataaaaataattgaaaaaatcaaaccatgaaaaaaaatcgattaaactgattaaaattttaaaaaaatcaaccagtttggtttgattttgattttttaaacctgaaactgaaaaaactgaacccaacttcaaaaaaaaaaaaaaaaaattgagccaaacaggaaaaaaaaccaatcctAAACCGataaaaccaagccaaatcaaAAAAGCCAAGTCAAGATGGAAAAACCTAGCCAAGCGggaaaaaatcaagtcaaaatcgaaaaaatcgagtcaaactggtttgaaccgatttttgtcctaaaaaccTAAATCGAACCGAAACTGGTCGGTTTGAacagttttgggtttttttaaaaaaaatcgatttaattatttttattttataaaaatcaaatcaaactgaaaataatcatttatatatttatttaaaaaataacttcgtgtcataaaatctcaaaagaaaataataataataatagtaacaacAATAATTTAGAAAAGTGCAAAACAATTTccatgaaaaactaaaaaatcaaagtgatACAGCattccattatttttatataataataataataataataataataatatgaattgCTTCTCCCCTTTCTTTCCTTGATGCCATTTTGGATTTATAAACTCTCAGCGCATTCTCAAAAAAGGAACGAATTTATAAACCTCGAgtgaaaatcaatattaaaaaggatttttttccATGTCAATTTACCATTCTCTACTGGAAGGCTTTGTTTACAAACTTGTTTTGAACTAGTGCGATGGACCCATGTTGGACCTAAGGCCCATGAATCTAATACAGAGATCAAGGCCCACATATCAGGGTATATATAGCCAGCTGGGCTAAGAACTAGCTGATTGAGCTTGGAGCATATAGAGTCCACCAGATATCAAGATGTCCACTCAGTCTAAGGCTCCCAGCTGCGTGGACTTTACGTGTGATGAGCAAAGGGAGGAGCGCCAATATTAACGAAACTCTCTCTATATTAGCTGGGGTTTGCTGGACGTTGTCTTGCAAcatattatagttttttcacACTTTGATTGTGATTTCCTCGTTTGATTTCAATATTTTGTATCATAAAAAAACGACCTTACTGTAATTTTTTATGGCAAAGAGTATCctttgattaatatatatatcaatcgagacttttttttgtccttcgattcaatactaaaaaataattattttatatatttttttttattaatatgggtatTTAGTTTTGCGCGTACCTTAACTAATCTCATGGATCCTtaaaaattaacgatcatgtaaggcttcaatgattttaaaatttgtgaagACTCGAACTAGTAATATCTAAAAAGTAAATCTAAATCTTGATTACTTAAATCAccccttttaaatttaattaaagaataatttattgTACAGAGAAAGTGGGTatggaaatttaagaaaaataccCAGTCAACTTGCACAGTCCCCGGCATTATAAAGATGATAGCAGGGACTGTTTAGAGATTTTATTGCGGTGATTTAAGAACCTTGTCTGCTTTCTGTGAGAATTCCCTTCTTTTTTCTGGCTCTCTCTGATAACGAGCTGAGTCTCTTGAAGCAATGTTACAGTTGAAACAGAGGCAGTATTATGATATATGATTGGAAAGGGCCACTGGTGTGTGCAGGGACTTGGTCGGCAACACTAATGTGTGAAGCAACTTAATTGCCGTGCCACGACAAAGTTTCACATTCTAACTAGCTTTTGGACGCAAGCAATTCATAAACCTAAatatatcctttttttattggattaattgctgtgtatttatttttatatatttgacatATTCTTTGATGtgcttttttattagaatttttaaatcttgtattCCTTTATATATCAGcgtattaaaaacaaaaacgatACAGGAAACTCTTTTATTAAGGAATAGTTGACGAGAAAGTTCACACAGGGTGATTTTCAGCTAACATCGGGATCCGTTTTGTATCAGATACGTTCCCTCAATAATTTTCAATTGTCAAATTTGCTTCCCGTTTTCCATGTAACAAAAACACTTACATCTTTCATAGGCAAGTTGGCACCTTTCACTTGCTGAGGATTTTTACCAGAGACATATGATAGTGAGGTCAATTGATAGGACTGTTTTTTGTTGAGAGATGGGAATTTTCCTTGATGTTTTGCCAGCATGCAGAAAGAACTGCCCAGGACCCATCAAGCAGGGACACCTCCACTTGCAGGTTATCCCTGTAAATGAACTTGACTACCTGGTTAACCCGCCACCGTCCGATACTTAACATTCTGGTCTGGTAGGTCCAGATCCAAAGTGCTTGATGCATGCCATGATCCTGATGTGGGatggtgatgtttttttttcctgctcgGTGCTCTCaccttttttactttgtttatatattttttctcatatgtATCGAACACAGCAATGATTCAGGCAACCATTTGCCTGGCTTGCAGATTGTGACCGGCCTGGAGGACCCATTTTCATCTGGTAGGAGAACATCTCAGAAAGCTTGGTTTTATGGATTCTTTGATCGTCCATGGCCATAGGATCGGGGGGCTCAGAAATTGCGTTGTGCGCTCGCCATGTTACCATGCCTGTTGTCAACAGTGAAACGTGTCACTAAAAGTCTAAAagggcaaaacaaaaaaaaaaaaaaaaaaaaaagagggttttttcttccttctctgtACTGCTCGCAGATGCCGTGTAGTGCGGCTTTTCTGTcaaccatttatttatttaaatccatCTCTTTTCCCACAAGTTTAGATCTAGGCATAGTATGTTTTTTCATTCACGccacgtttttttttaaaaaatattttttttatattctgtatgattaaaaatttattattttaatatattttttattcaaaaaaattactttaaaaaactctTCCACgggcaggttttttttttaatgctgatTACGTGCTAGAAACAGGGATGGGACGTGTGGAATTAAAAGCCAAACAATGAATTAGGTGTACAGCCGGCCGGAATAATTAAACCAAGGACGCTGTCATGAATTACTTTTGTTAAAAGCATGTCACGTGAATTACCATGGAACATGATTTGTAAAGTGCAAGTGAATTGTTGACAAATTAGTGGTCAGAATTTGCTTacaaggctttttttttattttttattttcacctttttttttaagaatgcaTGATTGTATGGTATTGCTTGTATGATTCTGAAATCTTTCCTAACAAAAGAGCTAAACTCTTCTTTTTCCCTCTAGGTTATATGTAGTCTTGAAATCATTTTATTGTAGTATTTGAAATTGTtagggtgattattttttaaaatatttttttttaataaataaattaaaataatatttttttattttataatttatttttaacatcaaaataaaaaaaaaatttgaacaaaaaaaaaattgaatgaaaaaaaatatga
This genomic interval from Populus alba chromosome 1, ASM523922v2, whole genome shotgun sequence contains the following:
- the LOC118061703 gene encoding uncharacterized protein; protein product: MTTSRRLADRKVDRFDKKVTKRGAVGETSTRKGKDYPVGPLLLGFFIFVVIGSSLFQIIRTATSGGMA